In Lactobacillus sp. PV012, one genomic interval encodes:
- a CDS encoding GatB/YqeY domain-containing protein, which produces MALTDTLMEDMKTAMKNRDKEALTTIRSIKAALMNYKIKVNHDLTAEDELSVLSSAMKQRKESLEEFEKAGRKDLVKQTKDEIKILEKYMPKQMTPEELEATVAEVITEVGATSKKDFGKVMQALMPKIKGKADGSQASAVVGKKLN; this is translated from the coding sequence ATGGCATTAACTGATACTTTAATGGAAGATATGAAAACTGCAATGAAAAATAGGGATAAAGAGGCTTTAACTACCATTCGTTCAATTAAGGCTGCCCTAATGAATTATAAGATTAAAGTGAATCATGATTTAACTGCTGAAGATGAATTAAGTGTTTTATCGAGTGCAATGAAGCAACGCAAAGAATCTTTAGAAGAGTTTGAAAAAGCTGGGCGTAAAGATTTAGTTAAGCAAACCAAAGATGAAATAAAAATTTTAGAAAAATATATGCCAAAACAAATGACTCCTGAGGAATTAGAAGCAACTGTGGCAGAAGTAATTACTGAAGTTGGGGCAACTTCGAAAAAAGATTTTGGTAAGGTAATGCAAGCTTTAATGCCAAAGATCAAAGGTAAGGCTGATGGTAGTCAAGCTTCTGCAGTTGTTGGTAAAAAACTCAATTAG
- a CDS encoding PhoH family protein gives MNLVGINDGNLRLIEESYDVTINDTGSAIEVKGPNDVVKKVMAILTALDKVVTKGVSITATDVVSAVKMADKGTLEFFGELYNKVLIKDAKGRPVRVKNMGQKRYIEAIKKHDVVFGIGPAGTGKTFLAVVMAISAFKKGEVSRIILTRPAVEAGESLGFLPGDLKEKVDPYLRPIYDSLFAILGVETTNRLMDRGLIEVAPLAYMRGRTLDDAFVIIDEAQNTTQAQMKMFLTRLGFNSKMVVNGDQTQIDLPGKAKSGLLQAEHILANIEQVKFINFTFNDVVRHPVVAKIVKAYDENGETK, from the coding sequence ATGAATTTAGTTGGAATTAATGATGGTAACTTACGGTTAATTGAAGAATCCTATGATGTAACTATTAATGATACAGGTAGTGCAATTGAAGTTAAGGGCCCAAATGATGTAGTTAAAAAGGTGATGGCAATCTTAACTGCTTTAGATAAAGTCGTAACTAAAGGTGTTTCGATTACTGCGACAGATGTAGTAAGTGCAGTAAAGATGGCTGATAAAGGAACTTTAGAATTTTTTGGTGAACTATACAACAAAGTTTTGATTAAAGATGCCAAAGGCCGACCAGTACGAGTTAAAAATATGGGTCAAAAACGTTATATTGAAGCTATCAAAAAACATGATGTTGTTTTTGGAATTGGACCTGCTGGGACTGGAAAAACATTTTTAGCAGTAGTAATGGCAATTAGCGCTTTTAAAAAGGGAGAAGTTTCTCGAATAATTCTTACGCGTCCCGCAGTTGAAGCAGGAGAATCACTAGGATTTTTACCAGGTGATTTAAAAGAAAAAGTTGATCCATATTTACGCCCAATTTATGATTCACTTTTTGCAATTTTAGGCGTAGAAACTACTAATCGGTTAATGGATCGCGGCTTAATTGAAGTTGCTCCGTTAGCATATATGCGTGGTAGAACCTTGGATGATGCTTTTGTAATTATAGATGAAGCTCAAAATACTACTCAAGCGCAGATGAAAATGTTTTTGACCCGTCTAGGGTTTAATTCAAAAATGGTGGTTAATGGAGATCAAACTCAAATTGACTTACCTGGAAAAGCTAAGAGTGGATTACTCCAAGCAGAGCACATTTTGGCTAATATTGAACAAGTTAAATTTATTAACTTCACTTTCAATGATGTAGTTCGTCACCCAGTAGTAGCTAAGATTGTTAAAGCTTACGATGAAAATGGAGAGACTAAATAA
- the ybeY gene encoding rRNA maturation RNase YbeY — MDNLDISFNDEVGFLKTRNRDWKEWIAKLLYSAKAAIGKENPQEISINFVNSERIHEINKKYRGKDRPTDVISFAIEDDDEMQIMNQFLSEDPNFVEDIGDLFICPEVVEKQSIDYETGFDREIGYTLVHGYLHLNGYDHIEDQEAEEMFSIQGKVLKDYGLPLYPNQETHGKQIH, encoded by the coding sequence ATGGATAATTTAGATATTTCCTTTAATGATGAAGTAGGATTCTTAAAAACAAGAAATAGAGATTGGAAAGAATGGATTGCGAAACTTTTGTATTCAGCTAAAGCCGCAATTGGAAAAGAAAATCCTCAAGAAATAAGTATTAATTTTGTAAATAGTGAAAGAATCCATGAAATTAATAAAAAATATCGAGGTAAGGATCGTCCAACAGATGTAATTTCTTTTGCAATTGAAGATGACGATGAAATGCAAATAATGAACCAATTTTTAAGCGAAGATCCAAATTTTGTTGAAGATATTGGCGACTTATTTATTTGTCCAGAAGTAGTTGAAAAACAAAGCATTGACTATGAAACTGGGTTTGATCGTGAAATTGGCTATACTCTTGTACATGGTTATCTTCACTTGAATGGATATGATCATATTGAAGATCAAGAAGCAGAAGAAATGTTTTCCATTCAAGGAAAAGTTTTAAAAGATTATGGCTTACCCCTTTATCCAAATCAAGAAACTCATGGAAAGCAGATCCATTGA